Proteins from a genomic interval of Colletotrichum higginsianum IMI 349063 chromosome 6, whole genome shotgun sequence:
- a CDS encoding DNA polymerase alpha/epsilon subunit B, with the protein MDPPPSISPKRKQKMPMANIFAAKTPAPPSSSIPSSSPAFGTPVHPLKPFKVSAPSKHAILPIILPPATLRPLAFRTFTKKHSLTLSSTALQELATFIGRHCGSSWREEGLAEKVLEEVAKSWKNRNGGVIVDGASPELKDILKTLEGNMSGGKIVTGARGLSRQNSLLNEPGKDADMSNTRLGLRPAQSSLVREDSQQSFGMSSLGVEEEDDEDNVRDPRKWLNIIDAYDQPRFSYNVAKKHFERETSKPSLLPPAAHKTALFRNRYNVIHQRLLRNESFQTSAVASARAPSLKRSASNQLNHKITPIANLLGRHGSHHMLLGMLNILPAGGLAISDLSATIALDVSQAVAIPEDSAWFSPGMIVLVDGVYEEEEESVGKGLSGSSGVGGTLGGRFQAFFIGQPPCEKRKATLGVSGPDGGQDHTIGGGFGWIDFLGVGSERAVGFKMRKLEQRLLPRHSAEEVPSRGRMVILGELNLDQPRSLQALRRILTIYAAEPEGATPMSFVITGNFTQHAVLARGGSGGSIEYKEYFDALASTLSEFPALLQTSTFVFVPGDNDGWVSSFTAGAATPLPRKGAPDVFTSRIRRVFAAANAEVGSKSDGEAIWTSNPSRMTLFGPNHEVVVFRDDISARLRRAAVRLKTPKQSRGQDEENQVPEAEDGADDVVMGGSGPIETAAEEEAMDVDIPSKKPAVKQVNSSVPQDVHTARKLVKTVLDQGYLSPFRQSIRPVHWDYATALHLYPLPTSMVLVDTTAPPFCVTYEGCHVMNPGSILVPGRTRVGRWIEYEIGKIGKLRETTF; encoded by the exons tcgaTACCCTCATCCTCACCCGCATTTGGCACCCCAGTACACCCCCTGAAGCCGTTCAAAGTGTCAGCACCTTCAAAGCACGCGATTCTCCCAATCATACTCCCACCAGCCACCCTCCGACCCTTGGCATTTCGGACGTTTACCAAGAAACACAGCTTGACGCTGTCCTCGACTGCCCTCCAAGAACTCGCAACCTTTATCGGCCGCCATTGTGGCTCGTCATGGCGGGAAGAGGGCTTGGCAGAGAAGGTTTTGGAAGAGGTGGCCAAGTCGTGGAAGAATCGCAATGGCGGCGTCAttgtcgacggcgccagCCCAGAGCTGAAGGACATATTGAAGACTTTGGAAGGCAACATGAGCGGGGGCAAGATTGTGACTGGCGCAAGGGGTCTGAGTCGACAGAATAGTCTTTTGAACGAACCGGGGAAAGATGCGGACATGTCGAACACGAGACTAGGGTTACGGCCAGCACAGTCGTCTTTGGTGCGAGAGGATAGTCAACAGAGCTTCGGCATGTCCAGTCTtggggtggaggaggaggatgacgaggataACGTCAGGGATCCTCGGAAGTGGCTCAACATCATCGACGCATACGACCAACCGAGATTCTCTTACAACGTTGCAAAGAAGCATTTCGAAAG AGAAACGTCGAAACCCTCCCTACTGCCACCAGCAGCTCACAAGACTGCTCTGTTCCGGAATAGGTATAATGTCATACACCAAAGGCTACTCAGGAATGAGTCCTTTCAAACATCAGCCGTTGCAAGCGCAAGAGCACCTTCGCTCAAACGTTCCGCGTCAAACCAACTGAACCATAAGATCACACCAATTGCGAACCTCTTAGGTCGGCATGGAAGCCATCACATGCTTCTGGGTATGCTGAATATTCTACCAGCGGGCGGTCTCGCAATCAGCGACCTGTCAGCCACAATTGCGCTCGACGTGTCTCAAGCAGTTGCGATTCCCGAGGACTCGGCGTGGTTCTCGCCAGGCATGATCGTGCTTGTGGACGGTGTCtacgaagaggaagaagagtcCGTCGGAAAGGGTCTGAGCGGAAGCAGCGGTGTAGGTGGAACGCTCGGCGGCAGGTTTCAAGCCTTCTTCATCGGCCAGCCACCCTGCGAGAAGAGGAAAGCCACGTTGGGTGTCAGCGGcccggacggcggccaggaccACACCATAGGAGGCGGGTTCGGCTGGATCGACTTCCTCGGTGTGGGCAGTGAGCGGGCTGTTGGATTCAAGATGCGGAAGCTCGAGCAACGTCTGCTACCCCGGCATTCTGCCGAAGAGGTCCCCAGCAGGGGCAGAATGGTTATTCTCGGCGAGCTGAACCTCGACCAGCCGCGGTCGTTGCAGGCCTTGCGGAGGATCCTCACGATATATGCAGCCGAACCCGAAGGCGCCACGCCCATGAGCTTCGTCATCACGGGAAACTTCACGCAGCACGCCGTGCTCGCGAGaggtggcagcggcggtAGTATCGAATACAAGGAATACTTCGACGCCTTGGCTTCGACACTATCCGAATTCCCCGCTCTTCTACAGACTTCTACCTTTGTCTTCGTCCCCGGCGATAATGACGGCTGGGTGTCGTCCTTCACCGCGGGAGCTGCGACCCCGCTACCCCGGAAAGGGGCCCCGGACGTCTTCACGTCACGTATCCGGCGCGTCTTCGCCGCGGCCAACGCGGAAGTCGGCTCCAAGAGCGACGGAGAGGCTATCTGGACGTCAAACCCCAGTCGTATGACACTGTTCGGTCCGAACCACgaagtcgtcgtcttccgcgaCGACATCTCAGCCCGCCTGCGTCGCGCAGCCGTACGCCTTAAGACGCCGAAACAAAGCCGGGGCCAAGACGAAGAAAACCAGGtccccgaggccgaagacggcgcggATGACGTTGTCatgggcggcagcggcccCATCGAGACCGCCGCTGAAGAGGAGGCTATGGACGTCGACATACCCAGCAAGAAGCCTGCCGTCAAGCAGGTCAACTCGAGCGTCCCGCAGGACGTGCACACGGCGCGGAAACTTGTCAAGACGGTCCTGGACCAGGGGTACCTGTCGCCGTTCCGCCAATCGATCCGTCCCGTGCACTGGGACTATGCGACGGCGCTGCACCTCTACCCGCTGCCGACGTCCATGGTACTCGTGGACacgacggcaccgccgtTCTGCGTCACGTACGAGGGCTGTCACGTCATGAACCCGGGCAGCATCCTCGTTCCCGGCCGGACGCGGGTTGGCCGTTGGATAGAGTATGAGATTGGGAAGATTGGGAAGCTGCGGGAGACGACCTTTTGA